The Cottoperca gobio chromosome 6, fCotGob3.1, whole genome shotgun sequence genome has a segment encoding these proteins:
- the phlda2 gene encoding pleckstrin homology-like domain family A member 2, producing MKMSAAEISQVLKEGELEKRSDSLLQFWKRKTCVLTTDSLNIYADTQKRSKGKELKLQSIKKVDCVERTGKFVYFTIVTTDNKEIDFRCSGEENCWNAVITMALIDFQNRKAIQDFKTRQDNESASPGQQERRMARAP from the coding sequence ATGAAAATGTCAGCGGCGGAGATCAGCCAGGTCCTCAAGGAGGGAGAGCTGGAGAAGAGGAGCGACAGCCTTCTCCAGTTTTGGAAGAGGAAGACGTGCGTCCTGACCACGGACAGCCTCAACATTTACGCCGACACGCAGAAGCGCTCCAAGGGCAAGGAGCTCAAGCTGCAGTCCATCAAGAAGGTGGACTGCGTGGAGCGCACCGGCAAGTTCGTCTATTTCACCATCGTAACCACAGACAATAAGGAGATCGATTTCCGGTGCTCCGGGGAGGAGAACTGCTGGAACGCGGTGATCACCATGGCTCTGATtgatttccagaacagaaaggCCATCCAGGACTTTAAAACGCGGCAGGACAATGAAAGCGCGTCGCCCGGACAGCAGGAGAGGCGCATGGCGAGGGCGCCCTGA